A region of Micromonospora chokoriensis DNA encodes the following proteins:
- a CDS encoding ABC transporter transmembrane domain-containing protein → MTVAEVSGSVVLRRALRRQRRRVVLGIVLLCAHQATEALVPVAIGVIIDRAVATGDVAALLLSLAGLAALFTTLAFAYRTGARLAYAAVEHEAHTTRVEIVRSALDPRGHRSGLRDGELLSVTASDAELSALVVRVAGLTAAALTAIVVAAVALLVVDVPLGLGVLVGVPLLVVALQRMAPLLTRRSTSQQEALAATTALAVDLVTGLRVLRGVGAQDHAARRYAGASRHALDVTLRAATSKGLHLGLTTTVNGLFLATVAGVAGWLALEGRLTIGELVAVVGLAQFIAEPVQTLGYCVQLFAMARASAARVARVLGAAPVLAPGDAGPPEPSPSRLALDAVSHAGLDAVDLRVRAGEILGVLAYDPSEAEALVALLAGRVHHADYRGTLYVDGVPVEDLHIDAARTVVLVEPHDVALFEGTLRANLSAGAQVDDTVLRAAVRAAAAEDVLTAHPDGLDRRLTERGANLSGGQRQRIGLARALVADPPVLVLHNPTTAVDAVTEALIAEGLASVRAADTRATVLITTSPALLHVTHRVVVIDKGRVVAEGPHERLLAGDTRYREEVLR, encoded by the coding sequence ATGACAGTCGCCGAGGTCAGCGGGAGCGTGGTGCTGCGCCGCGCCCTGCGCCGACAGCGCCGCCGGGTGGTGCTCGGCATCGTGCTGCTCTGCGCCCACCAGGCCACCGAGGCCCTCGTACCGGTCGCCATCGGCGTGATCATCGACCGGGCGGTGGCCACCGGGGACGTCGCCGCGCTCCTGCTCTCCCTCGCCGGCCTCGCCGCCCTGTTCACCACCCTCGCCTTCGCCTACCGCACCGGCGCCCGGCTCGCCTACGCCGCCGTCGAACACGAGGCGCACACGACCCGCGTCGAGATCGTCCGGAGCGCCCTCGACCCGCGCGGACACCGCTCGGGTCTGCGCGACGGGGAACTGCTGTCCGTCACGGCCTCCGACGCCGAGTTGTCCGCGCTGGTCGTACGCGTCGCCGGGCTCACCGCCGCGGCGCTCACCGCGATCGTGGTGGCCGCCGTCGCGCTGCTCGTCGTCGACGTCCCCCTCGGGCTCGGGGTGCTCGTCGGCGTACCGCTGCTGGTCGTCGCCCTTCAGCGGATGGCGCCGCTGCTCACCCGGCGCAGCACGTCGCAGCAGGAGGCCCTCGCGGCCACCACCGCGCTCGCCGTCGACCTCGTCACCGGGCTGCGCGTGCTACGCGGCGTCGGCGCGCAGGACCACGCCGCCCGACGGTACGCGGGCGCCAGCCGGCACGCACTCGACGTGACCCTTCGCGCCGCCACCAGCAAGGGCCTGCACCTCGGCCTCACCACCACCGTCAACGGTCTCTTCCTCGCGACGGTCGCCGGCGTCGCGGGCTGGCTCGCGCTTGAGGGTCGGCTCACCATCGGCGAACTCGTCGCCGTCGTCGGGCTGGCCCAGTTCATCGCCGAGCCGGTGCAGACGCTCGGGTACTGCGTACAACTGTTCGCCATGGCCCGGGCCTCGGCGGCGCGGGTCGCGCGGGTCCTCGGCGCGGCACCGGTCCTCGCGCCGGGTGACGCCGGGCCGCCCGAGCCGAGCCCGTCCCGGCTCGCCCTCGACGCGGTCTCGCACGCGGGCCTCGACGCCGTCGACCTGCGCGTCCGTGCCGGTGAGATCCTTGGCGTGCTCGCCTACGACCCGAGCGAGGCCGAAGCGCTCGTCGCGCTGCTGGCCGGCCGGGTGCACCACGCGGACTACCGGGGGACGCTGTACGTCGACGGCGTACCCGTCGAGGACCTGCACATCGACGCCGCGCGCACAGTCGTCCTGGTGGAGCCACACGACGTGGCGCTGTTCGAGGGCACCCTGCGCGCGAACCTCAGCGCCGGTGCCCAGGTCGACGACACGGTCCTGCGGGCCGCCGTGCGGGCTGCCGCCGCCGAGGACGTGCTCACCGCACACCCGGACGGTCTCGACCGCCGGCTCACCGAGCGGGGAGCGAACCTGTCCGGCGGTCAACGGCAGCGGATCGGGCTCGCCCGTGCGCTCGTCGCCGACCCACCGGTGCTGGTGCTGCACAACCCCACCACGGCTGTCGACGCGGTGACCGAGGCACTGATCGCCGAAGGGCTGGCCTCGGTCCGCGCGGCGGACACCCGCGCCACGGTGCTGATCACCACCAGCCCGGCCCTGCTGCACGTCACGCACCGGGTCGTCGTGATCGACAAGGGTCGGGTCGTCGCCGAGGGGCCGCACGAGCGGTTGCTCGCCGGCGACACCCGCTACCGGGAGGAGGTCCTGCGATGA
- a CDS encoding ABC transporter ATP-binding protein has product MTDPSTDSGVEPRHLLPTATGRQTWAALRAELARLPLLSAVAGTLLVAASATGLVAPWVLGRLVDDVIAGTDTQQVVAWAGVIAGAAVLAGLLTAAGAAVAARLGETVLARLRERVLDRALHLPSATLERAGTGDLVARAGDDVAVVTNVIATSGPAFLGATLSVVLTALGLFALDWRLGIAGLAAAPAYALALRWYLRRSVPYYARERVATGERTQATAEALRGAATVRAYRMEDAHVARIAERSGVARDLALEIFGLFTRFGLRINRSEFVGLAAVLLAGFLLVREDLSTVGAATTAALYFHRLFNPIGLLLFESDSVLQAGASLARLVGVTTLPDTASPDSRRPARPERPEPAALEVTVAQHRYDDGPVVLRDITLRLAPGERVALVGASGAGKSTLAGIIAGIIEPSQGSVRLRGVPLAQLGEHQLRREIALVSQEVHVFAGPLAEDLRLADPDATDAELTRALDLVGATGWLRTLPDGLATAVGEGGRQLTAAQAQHLALARLVLADPAVAVLDEATAEAGSAGARDLDRAAVAATEGRTTLVVAHRLSQAATADRIVVLDQGRVAEHGTHAELLAAGGGYSNLWRSWRTPDPVPSARDGTERIQDPTNVGAPGTFPDRSATTRVRG; this is encoded by the coding sequence ATGACCGACCCGTCGACCGACAGCGGCGTCGAGCCCCGGCACCTGCTGCCGACGGCCACCGGCCGGCAGACCTGGGCCGCCCTCCGTGCCGAGTTGGCCCGCCTGCCGCTGCTCAGCGCCGTCGCCGGCACGTTGCTGGTCGCCGCGTCCGCGACCGGGCTCGTCGCGCCGTGGGTGCTCGGTCGCCTCGTCGACGACGTCATCGCCGGCACCGACACACAGCAGGTCGTGGCCTGGGCGGGCGTGATCGCGGGCGCGGCGGTGCTCGCGGGGCTCCTCACCGCGGCCGGAGCCGCGGTCGCCGCACGCCTCGGCGAGACGGTGCTGGCCCGGCTCCGGGAGCGGGTCCTCGACCGCGCCCTGCACCTGCCGTCGGCCACCCTGGAACGGGCCGGGACCGGTGACCTGGTGGCCCGGGCCGGCGACGACGTGGCGGTGGTGACGAACGTGATCGCCACCAGCGGCCCCGCCTTCCTCGGCGCGACGCTGTCCGTCGTGTTGACAGCGCTGGGGCTCTTCGCCCTCGACTGGCGGCTCGGCATCGCCGGGCTGGCCGCCGCACCGGCGTACGCGCTGGCGCTGCGCTGGTACCTCCGGCGGTCGGTGCCGTACTACGCCCGCGAGCGGGTCGCGACCGGCGAGCGTACGCAGGCGACCGCCGAGGCGCTGCGCGGCGCGGCGACGGTACGCGCCTACCGGATGGAGGACGCGCACGTCGCGCGGATCGCCGAACGCTCCGGCGTCGCCCGTGACCTGGCGCTGGAGATCTTCGGCCTGTTCACCCGGTTCGGGCTGCGCATCAACAGGTCCGAGTTCGTGGGGCTGGCCGCCGTGCTGCTCGCCGGCTTCCTGCTGGTCCGCGAGGACCTGTCCACAGTCGGTGCGGCGACCACCGCAGCCCTCTACTTCCACCGCCTCTTCAACCCCATCGGCCTGCTGCTGTTCGAGTCGGACTCGGTGCTCCAGGCCGGGGCGAGCCTCGCCCGGCTCGTCGGCGTGACCACACTGCCGGACACCGCATCGCCCGACAGTCGCCGCCCCGCACGTCCGGAGCGGCCCGAGCCGGCAGCGCTGGAGGTGACAGTCGCGCAGCACCGCTACGACGACGGACCTGTCGTGCTGCGGGACATCACCCTCCGTCTCGCGCCCGGTGAGCGCGTGGCGCTGGTGGGCGCGAGCGGTGCGGGCAAGAGCACGCTCGCCGGCATCATCGCCGGCATCATCGAGCCCAGCCAGGGCTCGGTCCGCCTGCGCGGCGTGCCGCTGGCCCAGCTCGGCGAACACCAGCTCCGGCGTGAGATCGCCCTGGTCAGCCAGGAGGTGCACGTGTTCGCCGGGCCGCTCGCCGAGGACCTGCGCCTGGCCGACCCGGACGCCACCGACGCCGAGTTGACCCGCGCCCTCGACCTCGTCGGCGCCACCGGGTGGCTGCGCACCCTGCCGGACGGGCTGGCGACCGCCGTGGGGGAGGGCGGACGGCAGCTCACCGCGGCGCAGGCCCAGCACCTCGCGCTGGCCCGCCTGGTCCTCGCCGATCCCGCCGTCGCGGTCCTCGACGAGGCCACCGCGGAGGCGGGCAGCGCGGGCGCGCGCGACCTCGACCGGGCCGCCGTGGCGGCCACCGAGGGCCGTACCACGTTGGTCGTCGCCCACCGGCTCAGTCAGGCGGCCACCGCGGACCGCATCGTCGTCCTGGACCAGGGTCGCGTCGCCGAGCACGGTACGCACGCCGAGCTGCTGGCGGCCGGTGGCGGCTACAGCAACCTGTGGCGTTCCTGGCGTACGCCCGACCCGGTGCCGTCCGCCCGGGACGGCACCGAGCGGATCCAGGACCCCACGAATGTGGGAGCCCCGGGAACTTTTCCGGACCGGTCGGCGACAACCAGAGTGCGCGGCTGA
- a CDS encoding gluconokinase: MTGEPGGRHVVVMGVSGSGKSTVARGISAVTGLTFVEADEFHSPENVALMRSGVPLDDSNRRPWLADIAGWIGARAAEGQSTVLACSALRRSYRDVLRQGAPQLDFVHLHGPAEVIRERMARREGHYMPASLLDSQLATLEPAEPDESVLVLDVSLPPRALVAIAVRRLGLPVWTPVGER, encoded by the coding sequence ATGACTGGTGAGCCGGGTGGACGACACGTCGTGGTGATGGGCGTCTCCGGGTCCGGCAAGTCCACTGTGGCGCGGGGGATCAGCGCGGTGACCGGGCTGACGTTCGTCGAGGCCGACGAGTTCCACTCCCCGGAGAACGTGGCACTGATGCGCTCCGGCGTACCCCTGGACGACAGCAACCGCCGGCCCTGGCTGGCCGACATCGCCGGGTGGATCGGCGCTCGCGCGGCGGAGGGCCAGTCGACGGTGCTGGCCTGCTCGGCCCTGCGGCGGTCGTACCGGGACGTGCTCCGCCAGGGCGCGCCGCAGCTGGACTTCGTGCACCTGCACGGGCCGGCGGAGGTCATCCGGGAGCGGATGGCGCGACGAGAGGGGCACTACATGCCGGCGAGCCTGCTCGACTCCCAGCTCGCCACGCTGGAACCGGCCGAGCCGGACGAGTCGGTGCTCGTGCTGGACGTCTCGCTCCCGCCGCGCGCCCTGGTCGCGATAGCCGTGCGGAGACTCGGCCTGCCCGTCTGGACGCCGGTGGGGGAGCGGTAG
- a CDS encoding sigma-70 family RNA polymerase sigma factor, whose amino-acid sequence MRTDGADDAQVTRWAQDAGRGDRQAATAFIRALQDQVWRFLSHLAGPGEADDLTQETFLRAFRNLPGFAGRSSARTWVFTIARRVAVDHVRTAVSRPRLASVPDWQAAAEAAGAITAGADESVTVHQLIAGLPPERREAFVATQVLGLSYAEAAEICQCPVGTIRSRVARAREDLATAWQLDSAPGHDRRTG is encoded by the coding sequence GTGCGGACCGACGGCGCTGACGACGCCCAGGTCACCCGGTGGGCGCAGGACGCGGGCCGGGGCGACCGGCAGGCCGCCACGGCGTTCATCCGGGCCCTTCAGGACCAGGTCTGGCGGTTCCTGTCGCATCTCGCCGGGCCGGGTGAGGCCGACGACCTGACTCAGGAGACCTTCCTGCGGGCATTCCGCAACCTCCCCGGCTTCGCCGGCCGCTCGTCGGCCCGCACGTGGGTGTTCACGATCGCCCGGCGGGTCGCCGTCGACCACGTCCGCACGGCGGTGTCCCGGCCGAGGCTGGCGTCCGTTCCGGACTGGCAGGCGGCGGCCGAGGCCGCCGGGGCGATCACCGCCGGGGCCGACGAGAGCGTGACGGTGCACCAGCTGATCGCCGGCCTGCCCCCGGAGCGCCGGGAGGCGTTCGTCGCCACCCAGGTGCTCGGCCTGTCGTACGCCGAGGCGGCGGAGATCTGCCAGTGCCCGGTCGGCACGATCCGGTCCCGGGTGGCCCGGGCACGCGAGGATCTCGCCACGGCCTGGCAGCTCGACAGCGCCCCGGGCCACGACCGGCGGACCGGCTGA